Proteins from one Clostridium cellulovorans 743B genomic window:
- a CDS encoding DUF2264 domain-containing protein — MIFKPKTLDFHLSPYTGLTRQSWIEACEYLLTGIFNNIKSIHDPVIMPRKETEITYPHKNATGAQKEIEIKAEIFEGLARSFFIAAPLIHDNPDSTICGYKIRDYYKEQVLRACTKGDSNSVGSYEELQELTGNSSPYSTFQQTVETCALVVCLWSCKSEIWDTYTKEEKDIIAKFLTSFAHASTVPQNWRLFNMLDMAFLYKVGYPIDEEIMKDHAQTILNYYAGDGWYRDGHSFDYYSCWAFNVYTPIWNLWYGYEKEPYLAQRFEENSNKLMETYGDYFDRDGFTNMWGRSNVYRNAATSSFDANMLLKNSTANPGLARRIASGSLLQFLTREDFLFNGIPTMGFYGQFTPLVQGYSCAESPFWLGKAFLCLHLPADHPFWTAKENNGTWDSLADNQVKETVLDGPALCFTNHGANGETILRTGKVVKNCRDDHGMWNYSKLSYNSKYPWESAPSMDVEAEQYVLQDLTTGNYEKCNVTFWNGKKDEILYRRQFFNYELCKEATWMHAVNLADFPVSYGIIRVDKLRLYGRPISLTLGAYGFPDNATEIAKITKGNAKAIILKGYDFTGREKQLAMTLYDGWEEIDLLYSHGTNPDSEKSIIVYGKLTRKKQYGYEPYIMISQVITKESHEDFSEDEIFPIDSVEYTDKEKCGGYGPVEVNLVDGRKRRIAFEGIEGNLQL, encoded by the coding sequence ATGATATTTAAGCCTAAAACATTGGACTTTCATTTAAGTCCATACACAGGATTAACTAGGCAAAGCTGGATTGAAGCCTGTGAATATCTTTTAACAGGTATTTTTAATAATATAAAATCCATTCATGATCCAGTTATTATGCCAAGAAAAGAAACTGAGATTACTTATCCTCATAAAAATGCAACGGGAGCACAAAAAGAAATAGAGATAAAAGCAGAGATATTTGAAGGTCTTGCCAGATCCTTTTTTATAGCAGCTCCATTAATTCATGACAATCCAGATAGCACTATTTGTGGTTATAAGATTAGAGATTATTATAAAGAACAGGTACTACGTGCTTGTACTAAAGGGGACAGTAATTCAGTGGGAAGTTATGAGGAACTGCAGGAATTGACAGGTAATTCAAGTCCTTATAGTACCTTTCAACAGACCGTAGAAACTTGTGCCTTAGTGGTATGCTTATGGAGTTGCAAAAGTGAAATTTGGGACACGTATACCAAAGAAGAAAAGGATATTATAGCTAAATTTTTGACTAGTTTTGCTCATGCAAGCACAGTTCCACAAAACTGGCGCTTATTCAATATGCTAGATATGGCCTTTTTATATAAAGTGGGCTATCCAATTGATGAAGAGATTATGAAGGATCATGCTCAGACCATTCTTAATTATTATGCAGGAGATGGATGGTATCGTGATGGTCATTCCTTTGACTACTATTCTTGCTGGGCTTTCAATGTTTATACTCCTATTTGGAACTTATGGTACGGTTATGAAAAAGAACCTTACCTTGCCCAAAGGTTTGAAGAGAATTCTAATAAGCTTATGGAAACCTATGGAGATTATTTTGATAGAGATGGCTTCACTAATATGTGGGGAAGAAGTAATGTTTACAGGAATGCTGCTACTAGTTCTTTTGATGCTAACATGCTTCTTAAGAATTCTACAGCAAATCCAGGGCTGGCAAGACGTATTGCGTCAGGTTCCTTGCTCCAATTTTTAACTAGGGAAGACTTTCTTTTTAATGGAATTCCCACTATGGGATTTTATGGACAATTTACACCATTAGTACAGGGTTATTCTTGCGCTGAGTCTCCTTTTTGGCTAGGGAAAGCATTTTTATGTCTGCATTTGCCAGCAGATCATCCGTTTTGGACAGCAAAGGAGAATAACGGTACTTGGGACAGTTTGGCTGATAATCAAGTGAAAGAAACTGTACTTGATGGACCAGCTCTTTGCTTTACCAATCATGGAGCTAATGGTGAGACAATTTTAAGGACTGGAAAGGTCGTAAAGAATTGTAGAGATGACCATGGCATGTGGAATTATTCTAAATTAAGCTACAATAGTAAATATCCTTGGGAGTCAGCACCTTCAATGGATGTAGAGGCTGAGCAGTATGTGCTTCAAGATTTGACTACAGGAAATTATGAAAAATGTAATGTAACCTTTTGGAATGGAAAAAAAGATGAAATACTGTATCGAAGACAGTTTTTTAATTATGAGTTGTGCAAAGAAGCTACATGGATGCACGCAGTGAATCTTGCAGATTTTCCTGTATCTTATGGAATAATCAGAGTAGACAAACTAAGATTATATGGTAGACCTATATCCTTGACTTTAGGTGCTTATGGATTCCCCGATAATGCCACAGAGATAGCTAAAATTACCAAAGGAAATGCAAAAGCGATAATCTTAAAGGGGTATGATTTTACTGGAAGAGAGAAACAGCTTGCAATGACTTTGTATGATGGATGGGAAGAGATAGACCTTTTATATAGCCATGGAACAAATCCAGATTCAGAGAAGTCCATTATAGTTTATGGAAAGCTAACTAGAAAGAAACAGTATGGATATGAACCTTATATAATGATTTCCCAGGTAATAACAAAAGAAAGTCATGAAGATTTTTCAGAAGATGAGATTTTCCCAATTGACTCTGTTGAATATACAGATAAAGAAAAATGCGGGGGTTATGGACCAGTAGAGGTTAATTTGGTTGATGGAAGAAAAAGAAGAATTGCATTTGAAGGAATAGAGGGTAATCTACAGCTTTAA
- a CDS encoding VOC family protein, which translates to MKVRPYIYFYGECQRAVDLYSKAFKTEAKGIMRFGDIPSNPNMPPLPEEQKNWIIQATIQLGDNLIRLSDSFQKTNKEGSLVCISVEGNIDEIQHVFATLQEGGKILNPLAKTFFSPCYGSLIDMFGVQWELSADAQE; encoded by the coding sequence ATGAAAGTAAGACCATATATTTATTTTTATGGAGAATGTCAAAGAGCGGTAGATTTATATTCAAAAGCTTTCAAGACAGAAGCAAAAGGTATAATGAGATTTGGGGATATTCCATCAAATCCAAATATGCCACCTCTTCCAGAGGAACAAAAAAATTGGATTATTCAAGCAACCATTCAATTAGGAGATAATTTAATTAGGCTTTCTGATTCGTTCCAAAAAACAAATAAGGAAGGTTCTTTAGTTTGTATATCTGTTGAGGGAAATATTGATGAAATCCAACATGTATTCGCAACTTTGCAAGAGGGTGGGAAAATTTTGAACCCATTAGCTAAAACGTTTTTTAGTCCTTGTTATGGTTCGCTCATCGATATGTTTGGAGTTCAGTGGGAATTATCTGCCGATGCTCAAGAATAA
- a CDS encoding AraC family transcriptional regulator, which produces MIKVNIGGCNNHHPQNFMIRHMNGSKDYLLLLTKTETSFIIDGKEYETPPGTFVLFDRNVPCSYCNKRGEYVNDWLHFDFVGEAHCFHQLKIPLNRPVILYDIPSISMLISSVINEVYSNGSYKEEVLNHYMHILLYRLSEQIQNGKDTVKSHPMYLKLVDLRSKIYNEPQLSWSIDMMCRELNISQSYFQHLYKNTFHVSSMNDVINARVEQAKFYLLQSVISISTIAEICGYKNEIHFSRQFKKHTGLSPREYREKMIVKKN; this is translated from the coding sequence ATGATTAAAGTAAATATTGGGGGGTGTAATAATCATCATCCACAAAACTTTATGATACGTCATATGAATGGCAGTAAGGATTATCTTTTGCTATTAACTAAGACAGAGACATCTTTTATCATTGATGGAAAGGAATACGAAACACCACCAGGAACTTTTGTTTTGTTTGATAGGAATGTCCCTTGTAGCTATTGTAATAAAAGAGGAGAGTATGTAAATGATTGGCTACATTTTGATTTTGTAGGGGAAGCTCATTGTTTTCATCAACTGAAAATACCATTGAATAGGCCAGTGATTCTTTATGATATACCTTCTATTTCAATGCTAATAAGCTCAGTGATTAATGAAGTATATTCCAATGGCAGTTATAAAGAAGAAGTATTAAATCATTATATGCATATTTTACTTTATCGTTTGTCTGAACAAATTCAAAATGGGAAAGATACAGTGAAATCCCATCCAATGTATTTGAAGTTGGTTGACTTACGGTCAAAAATATATAATGAACCTCAGCTAAGTTGGTCTATTGACATGATGTGCAGGGAGCTTAATATAAGCCAATCATATTTTCAGCATTTGTATAAAAACACCTTTCATGTTAGCAGTATGAATGATGTCATTAATGCCAGAGTTGAACAAGCAAAATTTTATCTTTTACAATCAGTGATTTCTATTAGCACCATTGCAGAAATTTGTGGTTATAAAAATGAAATCCATTTTTCAAGGCAGTTTAAAAAACATACTGGACTGTCTCCAAGGGAATATAGAGAAAAGATGATTGTAAAGAAAAACTAA
- a CDS encoding MutS-related protein, with protein sequence MRNISSAFIDPNIANDFAIVTDYIKMFFLVDVKNFEKINRILANNKKDFKLIYEFVEETDGFIPVASYRKSLDYYTKPIFENNHKRKHLDFKDIYHAIIKDPIANSCEIYKSILLTGSNASGKSTFLKTVAINSILAQTIYTCLARDYKSCYFKTYTYMALRDDIISNDSYYIVEIKSLKRIIENVNSSIPCLCFIDEILRGTNTVERIAASSEVLNYIAKCNSLCISATHDLELTSILHGVYENYHFQENVDNGEITFDYKLYEGKSETRNAIKLLNIMGYSDDIVSRAESRATEFVENGVWKVV encoded by the coding sequence GTGAGAAATATATCTTCTGCTTTTATTGATCCTAACATTGCCAATGATTTTGCTATAGTTACGGACTATATAAAAATGTTTTTTCTAGTTGACGTTAAAAATTTTGAGAAGATTAATAGAATTTTAGCAAATAACAAAAAGGATTTTAAATTAATTTATGAATTTGTAGAGGAAACAGATGGATTTATACCTGTTGCTTCATATAGAAAGAGTCTAGACTATTATACTAAACCTATATTTGAAAATAATCATAAAAGAAAGCACTTAGATTTTAAAGATATATATCATGCGATTATCAAAGATCCGATTGCTAACTCTTGTGAAATATATAAATCTATTTTACTTACAGGTTCTAATGCTTCAGGGAAATCTACATTTTTGAAAACTGTCGCTATAAACTCTATTTTGGCACAGACTATTTATACATGCTTAGCCAGGGATTATAAATCATGTTACTTTAAGACATACACTTATATGGCACTAAGAGATGATATTATAAGCAATGATAGTTATTATATTGTAGAAATTAAATCTTTAAAAAGAATTATAGAGAATGTTAATAGTAGCATTCCCTGCTTATGTTTTATAGATGAAATATTACGAGGAACAAATACTGTTGAAAGAATAGCAGCATCTAGCGAAGTTTTAAATTATATTGCTAAATGTAATTCTTTATGTATAAGTGCAACGCATGATTTGGAACTTACCAGTATTCTTCACGGAGTTTATGAAAATTATCATTTTCAAGAGAATGTCGATAATGGCGAGATTACTTTTGATTATAAATTATACGAAGGGAAATCTGAAACAAGAAATGCTATAAAGTTGCTTAATATCATGGGGTATAGTGATGACATTGTATCTAGAGCAGAAAGTAGAGCAACTGAGTTTGTAGAAAATGGAGTATGGAAGGTAGTTTAG
- a CDS encoding glycoside hydrolase family 88 protein, with amino-acid sequence MDELIWAEKVSEKIKKKVELVAERNKNKIPYTTKDGSFDDMSQGNICWWTNGFWGGIMWQLYHGTKNEMFREIAEENEKKLDQNLMEPQGLDHDNGFKWLPTAVANYRLTGNLKSRSRGLLAANNLAGRFNPVGSFIRAWNGDDDGRVAGWAIIDCMMNLPLLYWASKEINDPRFMQIATIHADTAVKYFVREDGSVNHIVEFNPATGEFVKTYGGQGYGEGSCWTRGQAWALYGFALSYKHTKKKLYLDTAKKVANYFIEHIWENGLVPVDFCQPKDCSLEDSTAAVIAASGMLEIEKSVSKEEKKIYHEAAIGLLQALEKERCNWDDNIDNILEKCTAAFHDKEHEFSIIYGDYFFIEAIWKLTGQELFLW; translated from the coding sequence ATGGATGAATTAATATGGGCAGAGAAGGTCTCGGAAAAAATCAAGAAAAAGGTTGAACTTGTGGCAGAACGAAACAAAAATAAAATTCCTTATACTACGAAAGACGGCTCCTTTGACGATATGTCTCAAGGTAATATTTGTTGGTGGACTAATGGGTTTTGGGGAGGCATCATGTGGCAACTGTATCACGGTACAAAAAATGAAATGTTTCGTGAAATTGCAGAAGAAAATGAGAAAAAGCTAGATCAGAATTTAATGGAGCCACAGGGGCTTGACCATGACAATGGATTTAAATGGCTTCCTACTGCTGTAGCAAATTATAGATTAACAGGCAATTTAAAGTCACGTAGCAGAGGACTTTTAGCAGCGAATAATCTTGCAGGGCGATTTAATCCTGTTGGCTCTTTTATCCGTGCTTGGAACGGTGATGATGATGGCAGAGTAGCCGGCTGGGCTATTATTGATTGTATGATGAATCTGCCTCTTTTATATTGGGCGTCTAAGGAGATAAATGATCCTCGTTTTATGCAGATTGCTACTATCCATGCAGATACTGCAGTGAAATACTTTGTTAGGGAAGACGGTTCTGTGAATCATATTGTTGAATTTAACCCTGCAACTGGAGAATTTGTAAAGACATATGGAGGACAAGGATATGGAGAAGGGTCCTGCTGGACAAGAGGCCAAGCCTGGGCACTATATGGCTTTGCTCTAAGTTATAAGCATACTAAGAAAAAACTTTACCTAGATACAGCTAAAAAAGTGGCAAATTATTTTATAGAGCACATTTGGGAAAATGGATTAGTTCCGGTAGATTTTTGTCAGCCTAAGGATTGCAGTTTAGAGGATTCTACAGCAGCGGTAATTGCTGCAAGTGGTATGTTAGAAATTGAAAAATCGGTTTCTAAGGAAGAAAAGAAGATTTATCATGAGGCAGCAATTGGTTTGTTACAAGCTCTTGAAAAAGAAAGATGTAACTGGGATGATAATATTGATAATATTCTTGAAAAGTGTACAGCTGCATTTCATGATAAAGAACATGAATTCTCAATTATTTATGGAGATTATTTTTTCATAGAAGCAATATGGAAGTTGACAGGTCAGGAGTTATTCCTATGGTAA
- a CDS encoding kelch repeat-containing protein, whose product MENKINLKIKTSIIFIICTLIFLFGSVKFFNVKAAETLDVSDKWITIASMNEAKYYSNSVVLNGKIYVIGGYNRKQPFSSMEVYDPATDTWTKMASMNEARHHHISVVVNNKIYVIGGSNGIKSLESAEVYDPETNTWTMLPTMNQARYESNLAVVDGKIYVIGGSGTNGSVEVYDPTRNTWKVVASMKEARDSFTSAVLNGKIYIMGGYKGGGLLSSSIEVYDPAVNNWTTVTSMNGGRAFHNSVVMNGKIYVIGGADLKGYLSSVEVYDPVINTWTTLASMNIARLDFTSVTVNNRIYAMGGAGIPSSVEVYDVVSNTWMKLADMNTERIGHNSVALNNKLFAIGGYNGGSILSSVEVYSISKMVIEKNYDSLKVGQTDIITAKTTPAGIAITWTSSDPSIATVDSNGKVTAVKPGTVSITARAVDGSNLSATCQITVKPETIINLSKTSMSIIIGQTDTLSATVTPSDILVNWSSNDSNIAAVDSSGVITAIGTGTTTITATTSDGKTANCEVVVTPEKTIEYRGKLTLVMPYNDLKIYDLSKDEVDSFLTWYEGRSNGVGKSYYIFQNKSKNSIIISKDYIPYNKISYFNIEEYEVS is encoded by the coding sequence ATGGAAAATAAAATAAATTTGAAAATCAAAACCAGTATAATATTTATAATATGTACACTGATATTTTTGTTTGGAAGTGTAAAATTTTTCAATGTAAAAGCAGCAGAAACATTAGATGTATCAGATAAATGGATTACAATAGCGAGTATGAATGAAGCTAAGTATTATAGCAATTCAGTTGTACTAAATGGAAAGATATATGTGATAGGTGGATATAATAGAAAACAGCCTTTCTCATCTATGGAAGTATATGATCCAGCCACTGATACTTGGACGAAAATGGCAAGTATGAATGAGGCTAGGCATCATCATATTTCAGTTGTAGTAAATAATAAGATATATGTTATTGGAGGGAGTAATGGAATTAAAAGCTTAGAATCTGCAGAAGTTTATGATCCAGAAACCAATACTTGGACGATGTTGCCTACTATGAATCAGGCTAGATATGAGTCTAATTTGGCTGTTGTGGATGGTAAGATATACGTGATAGGTGGTTCAGGGACAAATGGATCAGTAGAAGTATATGATCCAACAAGAAATACTTGGAAAGTTGTAGCTAGTATGAAGGAAGCTAGGGATTCGTTTACTTCAGCTGTGTTGAATGGAAAAATATATATTATGGGTGGTTATAAAGGCGGTGGATTATTATCATCATCAATAGAAGTATATGATCCAGCAGTAAACAATTGGACAACAGTAACTAGTATGAATGGGGGAAGAGCATTCCATAACTCAGTGGTGATGAATGGTAAGATATATGTTATAGGTGGTGCTGATTTAAAAGGATACCTATCATCGGTAGAAGTGTATGATCCAGTGATAAATACCTGGACAACGTTAGCTAGTATGAACATTGCAAGGCTAGATTTTACTTCAGTAACAGTAAATAATAGGATATATGCTATGGGTGGGGCTGGAATTCCATCATCCGTAGAAGTGTATGATGTGGTGTCAAATACTTGGATGAAATTAGCAGATATGAATACAGAGAGAATTGGACATAATTCAGTTGCATTAAATAACAAGCTATTTGCAATAGGAGGATATAATGGTGGTAGTATATTATCTTCTGTAGAAGTATATAGCATTTCCAAAATGGTAATTGAAAAAAACTATGATTCTTTAAAAGTTGGACAAACTGATATCATTACAGCTAAGACTACCCCAGCAGGAATTGCGATAACTTGGACTTCTAGTGATCCATCAATAGCAACAGTAGACAGTAATGGAAAGGTGACAGCAGTAAAACCAGGAACTGTTAGTATTACTGCAAGAGCAGTAGATGGAAGCAATTTGTCTGCAACTTGTCAAATTACAGTGAAACCAGAAACTATAATAAACTTAAGCAAAACTTCAATGTCTATAATTATAGGACAAACAGATACATTGTCAGCAACAGTAACACCTTCTGATATTTTAGTAAATTGGTCATCAAATGATTCAAATATAGCGGCTGTAGATTCGAGTGGTGTAATTACAGCAATTGGAACGGGTACAACTACAATAACAGCTACAACATCAGATGGTAAAACAGCAAATTGTGAAGTTGTAGTAACTCCTGAAAAAACTATTGAGTATAGAGGAAAGTTAACTTTAGTTATGCCTTATAATGATTTGAAAATTTATGATTTATCAAAGGATGAAGTAGATTCATTTTTAACCTGGTATGAAGGAAGATCTAACGGAGTTGGGAAGTCATACTATATATTTCAGAATAAATCAAAGAATTCAATTATAATAAGTAAAGACTACATACCATATAATAAAATTAGTTATTTCAATATAGAAGAATATGAAGTAAGTTAA
- a CDS encoding galactose ABC transporter substrate-binding protein — protein MKFYKKIISLAIIYILLLLNVQYIINAKTPITTEKSFKAAVFIRSLDNYLLTDIKKSLEDIEKDQYNKIDFSFFDSKWDQGIQNEYIEKSINENYDIFVIIPVSTKIDEIKNAINKVVASNIPFILYLPTSSSLIKTVQATPRSAIVTRDVEQSGTLQGKILAKLWNTNKDTMDKSKDNVLDYVLLQGSPNYLSTIARTKYSLQALTEENIHTKQLLSVTCNWEQECAKRAIESAFLTLSNKIEAIISNNDDMAIGAIEALQKYGYNKSDKSKFIPVVGIGGSSKAKELINQGVMAGTVIEDIPTQIKALYDIGMNLISGKNITYGTNLKTNLGNVITIPYQEYIYNPRC, from the coding sequence ATGAAGTTTTATAAAAAAATAATATCATTAGCTATCATTTATATCTTACTACTACTGAATGTTCAATATATTATAAATGCTAAAACGCCTATTACTACTGAAAAATCATTTAAAGCAGCTGTCTTTATAAGATCCTTAGATAATTATTTACTTACTGATATAAAAAAAAGCCTCGAGGATATTGAGAAAGATCAGTATAATAAAATTGATTTTAGCTTCTTTGACTCAAAATGGGACCAAGGCATTCAAAATGAATATATTGAAAAATCGATTAATGAAAACTATGACATTTTCGTAATCATCCCAGTCTCTACTAAAATTGATGAAATTAAAAATGCAATTAATAAAGTAGTAGCGTCAAATATACCATTTATTCTCTACCTTCCCACATCTTCTTCATTAATAAAAACGGTTCAAGCTACACCTAGGTCTGCAATTGTAACTAGAGATGTTGAACAATCGGGAACTCTACAAGGAAAGATTTTAGCTAAGTTATGGAATACCAATAAAGATACTATGGATAAAAGTAAAGATAATGTATTAGATTATGTGTTGTTACAAGGTTCACCAAATTATTTATCAACTATTGCAAGAACTAAATATTCTCTTCAAGCACTTACTGAAGAAAATATACACACTAAGCAACTTTTATCTGTAACATGCAATTGGGAACAAGAATGTGCAAAACGTGCTATTGAATCAGCTTTTTTAACACTTAGCAATAAAATTGAAGCAATAATTTCTAATAATGATGATATGGCAATAGGCGCTATTGAAGCACTCCAAAAATATGGTTATAACAAAAGTGACAAATCAAAATTCATTCCTGTTGTAGGAATTGGTGGTTCATCTAAAGCAAAGGAACTAATTAATCAAGGTGTTATGGCAGGTACTGTTATTGAAGATATTCCTACTCAAATAAAAGCACTCTATGACATAGGTATGAATTTAATTTCTGGTAAGAATATTACTTATGGTACAAATCTCAAAACTAACCTAGGAAATGTAATTACGATACCTTATCAAGAATATATCTATAACCCAAGGTGTTAA
- a CDS encoding nuclease-related domain-containing protein: MDTNEIFFTIFKPSLYFIIFIIVLMIVGVALRVLYVNAKYKNSKYKGDSGNSLLKAISNAGNYGEYLTFTALEKLQGGNKILSNVYIPREDGTTTEIGLIMLNKSGIYVFESKNYSGWIFGDENNKNWTQSLNGKVKNKFYNPVWQNKAHISALMKLLRDIDSNYFYSYIVFSERCELKKVFVASQNVYIVKRNALLPKLKKDINGKKNIL; encoded by the coding sequence ATGGATACAAATGAAATATTTTTTACGATTTTTAAACCCTCTTTATATTTTATTATTTTTATAATTGTCCTTATGATTGTTGGTGTTGCATTACGAGTTTTATATGTAAATGCAAAATATAAAAATTCAAAATACAAAGGAGATAGTGGGAATAGCTTATTAAAGGCAATTTCCAATGCAGGAAATTATGGGGAATATTTGACTTTTACAGCTCTTGAAAAACTTCAAGGTGGCAATAAAATTTTATCTAATGTCTATATCCCAAGGGAAGATGGAACTACAACAGAAATAGGTTTGATAATGCTGAATAAATCAGGAATATATGTTTTTGAATCAAAAAATTATAGTGGATGGATATTTGGAGATGAAAATAACAAAAATTGGACACAATCATTGAATGGAAAAGTTAAGAATAAATTTTACAATCCAGTATGGCAGAATAAGGCCCATATAAGTGCATTAATGAAGCTGCTTAGAGATATTGATAGTAATTATTTTTACTCATATATAGTGTTTAGTGAACGATGTGAGCTGAAAAAAGTCTTTGTGGCATCCCAAAATGTGTATATCGTAAAGAGAAATGCGTTGCTTCCAAAATTAAAGAAAGATATTAATGGCAAAAAGAATATTTTATGA
- a CDS encoding DUF1905 domain-containing protein, whose translation MSEYRFDFRVTDDQFLKGRTLIDLPFNVWEVFGLKGVIAVKVVINNVEFKLNLVPRGNGNYSFFLTNNMKKKLKLQRGSLLDILISTLNNKVKDGVEICNYEKSNESYLKIDSISYVSEPTSQMCGQACVAMLSGRDVEEVAKVMGTRGSTSIGQIIEALDYYKIRHAEKNIRISKKNPYYSEISILTVHMRNYTHWVLHHKDKFYDPEFGILDKCHPEGKITSFLEIINID comes from the coding sequence ATGTCTGAGTACAGATTTGATTTTAGAGTAACTGATGATCAATTTTTAAAAGGTAGAACACTAATTGACTTGCCATTCAATGTATGGGAAGTATTTGGTTTGAAAGGTGTTATTGCTGTGAAAGTAGTAATAAATAATGTTGAATTTAAATTGAATCTTGTACCAAGAGGGAATGGAAACTACTCATTTTTTCTCACTAATAATATGAAGAAAAAATTAAAACTACAAAGAGGCTCTTTGTTGGACATATTAATAAGCACTTTAAACAATAAAGTAAAAGATGGAGTAGAAATTTGTAACTATGAAAAATCTAATGAATCATATCTCAAGATTGATAGTATATCATATGTTTCAGAACCTACATCTCAAATGTGTGGTCAAGCATGTGTAGCAATGTTATCAGGTAGAGATGTCGAAGAGGTAGCAAAAGTAATGGGAACAAGAGGTTCTACATCTATAGGGCAAATAATAGAGGCTCTAGATTATTATAAAATTAGACATGCAGAAAAAAATATTAGGATATCGAAAAAGAATCCATACTATTCAGAAATAAGTATTCTTACAGTACATATGCGAAATTATACTCACTGGGTATTACACCATAAAGATAAATTTTATGATCCAGAGTTTGGTATATTGGATAAATGTCATCCGGAAGGTAAAATTACGTCTTTTCTTGAAATAATTAATATTGATTAA